One Gordonia zhaorongruii DNA segment encodes these proteins:
- a CDS encoding long-chain fatty acid--CoA ligase, whose protein sequence is MIQSTMQHGDLTLSTLLEHSRKTFPEAKISTWTGEGFRDMSFAEIGDMSARIAHALTKLGVERGDRVATFMWNNNEHQALYGGVPSMGAVLHTLNLRLSAEQAVFIINHADDKVIFVDASVAPLLSQYLTGTPNVQHVVVTNGPADAVTAPDGITVHQFDELIADEPASFEWPALDENTAAVMCYTSGTTGDPKGVVYSHRSIYMHSMFGTSTTGLGLANSDSLLAIVPMFHVMSWGLPFAAMMCGATVLMPDRFLQPEPLLAMMDAAKPTMAAAVPTIWQGVAAQLDAKPQDISHLREVVVGGAAVPESMIRKFDDFGAPITHAWGMTETSPLGSIARPPFGVEGDDAEFAYRVTQGRFPAPVAARIIGDDGQELPWDGEAVGELEVSGPWITGAYYQPDGNVTDESKFHDGWLRTGDVVNITPDGFMTIVDRSKDLIKTGGEWISSVELENIIASNPAIVEATVIGVPDQKWDERPFVLAVVRSEDDTDVEAHRKFLEERVPRWQIPERWSFVTEVPKTSVGKFDKKRVRQQYAEGEYAVLGDPIES, encoded by the coding sequence ATGATTCAGTCCACCATGCAGCACGGCGACCTGACGCTGTCTACATTGCTCGAACACAGCCGGAAGACGTTCCCCGAGGCCAAGATCTCCACGTGGACCGGGGAGGGCTTCCGCGACATGTCGTTCGCCGAGATCGGCGACATGAGCGCGCGAATCGCACACGCACTGACCAAGCTCGGCGTGGAGCGCGGTGACCGCGTGGCCACCTTCATGTGGAACAACAACGAGCACCAGGCCCTGTACGGCGGCGTCCCCTCGATGGGTGCCGTTCTGCACACTCTCAACCTGCGCCTGTCCGCGGAGCAGGCCGTGTTCATCATCAATCACGCCGACGACAAGGTGATCTTCGTCGATGCGAGCGTCGCCCCGCTGCTCAGCCAGTACCTGACCGGCACCCCGAACGTGCAGCACGTCGTGGTCACGAACGGTCCCGCCGACGCCGTCACCGCACCCGACGGCATCACCGTTCACCAGTTCGACGAGCTGATCGCCGATGAGCCGGCCTCCTTCGAGTGGCCCGCTCTGGACGAGAACACCGCCGCCGTCATGTGTTACACCTCGGGCACCACCGGCGATCCGAAGGGTGTCGTCTACTCGCATCGCAGCATCTACATGCACTCGATGTTCGGCACCTCGACCACCGGACTCGGCCTCGCGAACAGCGACTCCCTGCTGGCGATCGTGCCCATGTTCCACGTCATGTCGTGGGGCCTGCCCTTCGCGGCGATGATGTGCGGCGCCACCGTCCTCATGCCCGATCGCTTCCTGCAGCCCGAGCCGCTCCTCGCGATGATGGACGCAGCGAAGCCGACGATGGCCGCGGCCGTCCCGACCATCTGGCAGGGTGTCGCGGCGCAGCTCGACGCCAAGCCCCAGGACATCTCGCATCTGCGCGAGGTGGTCGTGGGCGGCGCCGCAGTCCCGGAATCGATGATCCGCAAATTCGACGACTTCGGCGCGCCCATCACCCACGCGTGGGGCATGACGGAGACCTCGCCCCTCGGATCGATCGCCCGACCGCCGTTCGGTGTCGAGGGCGACGACGCCGAGTTCGCGTACCGCGTCACGCAGGGTCGCTTCCCCGCGCCGGTCGCGGCCCGCATCATCGGCGACGACGGTCAGGAACTGCCGTGGGACGGAGAGGCGGTCGGTGAGCTCGAGGTCTCGGGACCCTGGATCACCGGCGCCTACTACCAGCCCGACGGGAACGTGACGGACGAGTCGAAGTTCCACGACGGCTGGCTGCGCACCGGCGACGTCGTGAACATCACGCCCGACGGCTTCATGACCATCGTCGACCGTTCCAAGGACCTGATCAAGACCGGCGGCGAGTGGATCTCCTCCGTCGAACTGGAGAACATCATCGCGTCCAACCCGGCGATCGTCGAGGCCACGGTGATCGGCGTTCCGGATCAGAAGTGGGACGAGCGGCCGTTCGTCCTCGCGGTGGTCCGCAGCGAGGATGACACCGACGTCGAAGCGCACCGGAAGTTCCTCGAGGAGCGAGTGCCTCGCTGGCAGATCCCCGAGCGCTGGTCGTTCGTGACCGAGGTGCCCAAGACCTCGGTCGGCAAGTTCGACAAGAAGCGCGTCCGGCAGCAGTACGCAGAAGGCGAGTACGCAGTCCTCGGAGATCCCATCGAGAGCTGA
- a CDS encoding alpha/beta hydrolase family protein: protein MSRRKILMLAALGTVVVLALGATVWVFTARDFAFTEERVTIPGPHGGELHGVLAVPKGEDGPYGLVVFVHGDGPVNADSDEKYKPLWDSFAQDGFASLSWDKPGVDDAPGNWLHQSMQDRATEVDTAIAWAHTREDVDPTRMGAWGIGQAGWILPEVARARPDLRFLTMVDPAVNWIDRREHEVRSRLEADDATPTEIDAALRRNTERNELLKAGADYRAYRRARIDAEPVSRDRWSFLRRNLTADSTGSLSRIPIPTLLLVGGEDRNVDVTRSERVYRAKMRGDLLTVKRFPEATHAMMRDDIEYRPEDVRVAGQRALAPKSVYVPGYLEVLRVFAKRNTV from the coding sequence GTGAGCCGCAGGAAGATACTGATGCTGGCGGCACTGGGCACAGTGGTGGTTCTCGCTCTCGGCGCCACAGTCTGGGTGTTCACCGCCCGGGACTTCGCCTTCACCGAGGAGCGGGTGACCATCCCCGGGCCGCACGGCGGCGAATTGCACGGTGTCCTCGCCGTCCCCAAAGGCGAGGACGGTCCGTACGGTCTGGTCGTGTTCGTCCACGGCGACGGCCCGGTGAACGCCGATTCCGACGAGAAGTACAAGCCTTTGTGGGATTCGTTCGCCCAGGACGGATTCGCCAGTCTGTCGTGGGATAAGCCGGGCGTCGACGATGCGCCGGGAAACTGGTTGCACCAATCGATGCAGGATCGGGCCACCGAGGTCGACACGGCGATCGCCTGGGCGCACACCCGCGAGGACGTCGACCCGACCCGGATGGGCGCATGGGGTATCGGACAGGCCGGCTGGATCCTGCCCGAGGTAGCCCGTGCACGACCCGATCTGCGCTTCTTGACGATGGTCGACCCCGCCGTCAACTGGATCGACCGCCGCGAGCACGAGGTGCGCTCCCGGCTGGAGGCCGACGACGCCACCCCCACCGAGATCGACGCCGCCCTGCGCCGCAACACCGAGCGGAACGAACTGCTGAAGGCAGGCGCGGACTATCGGGCGTATCGCCGTGCCCGGATCGACGCCGAGCCGGTGAGCCGCGACCGATGGAGCTTCCTGCGCCGCAACCTCACCGCCGATTCCACCGGATCGCTCTCCCGCATCCCGATCCCGACACTGCTTCTCGTCGGCGGGGAGGACCGCAACGTCGACGTGACACGGTCCGAGCGCGTCTACCGCGCGAAGATGCGCGGTGACCTGCTGACGGTCAAAAGGTTCCCGGAAGCGACGCACGCGATGATGCGCGACGACATCGAGTACCGACCGGAGGACGTCCGGGTGGCAGGTCAGCGTGCGTTGGCCCCGAAGTCCGTTTACGTACCCGGTTACCTGGAAGTCCTCAGAGTGTTTGCAAAGCGAAACACAGTTTGA
- a CDS encoding DUF4352 domain-containing protein, producing MTDVEDGLDSVGDNPYLASEAQGQFVVVAMSVKNIGDEPQSFTPSAQKLQDTDGRTFESDVEAQLALESDIPLYDNINPGNTVEIKIVYDMPQNAEPATVELHDSMFSGGASVSLR from the coding sequence GTGACGGACGTCGAAGACGGCCTCGACAGCGTCGGGGACAACCCCTACCTCGCGAGCGAGGCGCAGGGGCAGTTCGTCGTCGTGGCCATGTCGGTGAAGAACATCGGTGACGAACCGCAGTCGTTCACTCCGTCGGCGCAGAAGCTGCAGGACACGGACGGACGCACGTTCGAGTCCGATGTCGAAGCGCAGCTCGCACTCGAGTCCGACATCCCGCTGTACGACAACATCAATCCGGGAAACACCGTTGAGATCAAGATCGTCTACGACATGCCGCAGAACGCGGAGCCGGCAACTGTCGAGTTGCACGATTCCATGTTCTCCGGCGGCGCCTCCGTCTCGCTGCGCTGA
- the smpB gene encoding SsrA-binding protein SmpB — MPREKGRSVIATNRKARHNYTILETFEAGMVLQGTEVKALRDGKASLVDAFATVDAGEVWLHAVHIAEYGSGTWTNHPPRRKRKLLLHGREIDYLIGKVRDGNLTVIPLQMYFSDGYAKVEIALARGKQAHDKRRDIAERTAKREVERIVGRRVKGM; from the coding sequence GTGCCTAGAGAAAAGGGCAGGTCGGTGATCGCGACCAATCGGAAGGCCCGGCACAACTACACCATCCTCGAGACGTTCGAAGCGGGCATGGTGCTGCAGGGCACCGAGGTGAAGGCCCTGCGTGACGGCAAGGCGTCACTGGTGGACGCGTTCGCGACTGTCGACGCCGGCGAGGTGTGGCTGCACGCCGTGCACATCGCCGAGTACGGCAGCGGCACGTGGACCAACCATCCACCGCGCCGCAAGCGCAAGCTGCTGCTGCACGGTCGCGAGATCGACTATCTGATCGGCAAGGTCCGCGACGGCAATCTGACCGTGATCCCGTTGCAGATGTACTTCTCCGACGGCTACGCGAAGGTGGAGATCGCCTTGGCGCGCGGCAAGCAGGCGCACGACAAACGCCGCGACATCGCCGAACGGACCGCCAAGCGCGAAGTGGAGCGGATCGTCGGACGCCGCGTGAAAGGCATGTGA
- the ftsX gene encoding permease-like cell division protein FtsX, with the protein MRANFIIGEVLNGFRRNITMTVAMILTTAITLGMLGGGMLVIQMADKSQKIFLDRVEMQFFINDAVTEKDPNCMAAPCTTLRHDLEAEDGVGSVTFISQEQAFQSAKESWEEDSPELADFIRKEAYQGALRVSMDNPDRFGAVLDKFSRAQGVDGVLDQRELVKRIFSVLDGARNAAFAVAAVLAVAAILLIANTVQIAAYTRRTEVSIMRMVGATRWYTQLPFLIEAVIAAVIGAVLAIGGLFLSKIFFFDKALEDLYGVNILARITAADVWFVSPWVLVTGIVLAGLTAYGTLRVYVRE; encoded by the coding sequence ATGCGCGCGAACTTCATCATCGGCGAAGTCCTCAACGGATTCCGCCGCAACATCACCATGACGGTCGCCATGATCCTCACGACCGCGATCACCCTCGGCATGCTGGGCGGCGGCATGCTCGTCATCCAGATGGCGGACAAGAGCCAGAAGATCTTCCTCGATCGCGTGGAGATGCAGTTCTTCATCAACGATGCGGTGACCGAGAAGGACCCGAACTGCATGGCGGCGCCGTGCACCACGCTGCGCCACGACCTCGAAGCGGAGGACGGCGTCGGGTCGGTGACGTTCATCAGTCAGGAGCAGGCCTTCCAGAGCGCGAAGGAGTCGTGGGAGGAGGACTCTCCCGAACTCGCCGACTTCATCCGCAAGGAGGCATATCAGGGCGCACTGCGCGTGAGCATGGACAACCCGGACAGGTTCGGCGCGGTGCTGGACAAGTTCTCGCGCGCGCAAGGCGTCGACGGCGTCCTCGACCAGCGTGAACTGGTGAAACGCATCTTCAGCGTGCTCGACGGTGCCCGCAACGCGGCGTTCGCCGTCGCTGCGGTGCTCGCGGTCGCTGCGATCCTGCTCATCGCGAACACGGTGCAGATCGCTGCCTATACGAGACGGACGGAGGTGTCGATCATGCGGATGGTCGGCGCCACGCGCTGGTACACGCAGCTGCCGTTCCTCATCGAAGCGGTGATCGCCGCGGTGATCGGTGCGGTTCTCGCGATCGGGGGACTGTTCCTGTCGAAGATATTCTTCTTCGACAAAGCACTCGAGGACCTCTACGGTGTGAACATCCTGGCCCGCATCACTGCGGCCGACGTGTGGTTCGTATCGCCCTGGGTCCTGGTGACGGGCATCGTGCTGGCCGGGCTGACCGCATACGGCACGCTGCGTGTCTACGTCCGTGAATGA
- the ftsE gene encoding cell division ATP-binding protein FtsE, whose protein sequence is MIKLSNVTMQYAKSSRPALSDLSLEVDKGEFAFLIGPSGSGKSTFFRLLLKEDRQTSGETYVGDFHVNRLKGRDIPKLRQSIGCVFQDFRLLQQKTVAENVAFALEVIGKPPSTIRDAVPETLDYVGLGGKEDRMPQELSGGEMQRVAIARAIVNRPSLLLADEPTGNLDPETSEEIVEVLDRVNRRGTTVIMATHDRHIVDSMRRRVLEFDNGTLVRNDEYGVYGIG, encoded by the coding sequence GTGATCAAGCTGTCGAATGTGACGATGCAATACGCGAAGTCGAGCAGGCCCGCGTTGTCGGATCTGAGCCTGGAAGTGGACAAGGGCGAGTTCGCATTCCTGATCGGCCCCTCCGGCTCGGGTAAATCGACGTTCTTCCGACTCCTTCTGAAGGAGGACAGGCAGACCTCGGGCGAGACGTACGTCGGCGACTTCCACGTCAACCGGCTCAAGGGCCGCGACATCCCGAAACTTCGCCAGTCGATCGGCTGCGTGTTCCAGGACTTCCGGCTGCTGCAGCAGAAGACGGTCGCCGAGAACGTCGCCTTCGCTCTCGAGGTGATCGGCAAGCCGCCGTCGACGATCCGGGACGCCGTTCCCGAGACCCTCGACTACGTCGGGTTGGGCGGGAAGGAAGACCGTATGCCGCAGGAGCTCTCGGGTGGTGAGATGCAGCGCGTCGCCATCGCCCGCGCCATCGTCAACCGGCCCTCGCTGCTCCTGGCGGACGAACCCACGGGCAATCTGGATCCGGAGACCAGCGAGGAGATCGTCGAGGTGCTCGATCGCGTGAACCGCCGCGGCACTACCGTCATCATGGCGACCCACGATCGGCACATCGTCGACTCGATGCGGCGTCGCGTCCTCGAATTCGACAACGGCACGCTCGTTCGCAACGACGAGTACGGCGTGTACGGCATCGGCTGA
- the prfB gene encoding peptide chain release factor 2, translating into MHPEASADLESLDATLTTVEKVMDIEELRRRIDELEMQASDPDLWNDQDHAQRVTSELSHAQSELRRVGELRSRLDDLPVLYELAESEEGESGVAATEDADTERVDLRNDIEAMEVKTMLAGEYDPRDALVNIRSGAGGVDAADWAQMLMRMYTRWAEQHGYSVEVYDTSYAEEAGLKSATFAVKAPYMYGTLSVEQGTHRLVRISPFDNQGRRQTSFAEVEILPVVEKTDHIDIDENDLRVDVYRSSGPGGQSVNTTDSAVRLTHEPTGIVVTCQNEKSQLQNKAAAMRVMQAKLLERKRQEERAQMDALKSDTGASWGNQMRSYVLHPYQMVKDLRTNVESNNPSSVLDGDLDKFIEAGIRWRMDEVEA; encoded by the coding sequence GTGCACCCCGAAGCTTCAGCCGACCTCGAATCGCTCGACGCCACCTTGACCACGGTCGAGAAGGTGATGGACATCGAAGAACTCCGTCGCCGGATCGACGAGTTGGAGATGCAGGCGTCCGATCCCGACCTGTGGAACGACCAGGACCATGCGCAGCGGGTGACCAGCGAGCTCTCGCACGCGCAGTCCGAGTTGCGGCGTGTCGGCGAACTGCGTTCGCGCCTCGACGACCTGCCGGTCCTCTACGAACTCGCCGAATCCGAAGAGGGCGAATCGGGAGTGGCGGCCACCGAGGACGCCGACACCGAACGCGTCGACCTGCGCAACGACATCGAGGCGATGGAGGTCAAGACGATGCTCGCGGGCGAGTACGACCCGCGTGATGCGCTCGTCAACATCCGCTCCGGAGCGGGCGGCGTCGATGCCGCGGACTGGGCTCAGATGCTGATGCGCATGTACACCCGTTGGGCCGAGCAGCATGGATACTCCGTCGAGGTGTACGACACGTCGTACGCCGAGGAGGCCGGTCTCAAGTCGGCGACGTTCGCGGTGAAGGCGCCGTACATGTACGGGACCCTCTCGGTGGAGCAGGGCACGCACCGGCTGGTCCGCATCAGCCCCTTCGACAATCAGGGGCGACGCCAGACGTCGTTCGCGGAAGTCGAGATCCTGCCCGTCGTCGAGAAGACCGACCACATCGACATCGACGAGAACGACCTGCGCGTGGACGTGTACCGCTCATCGGGTCCCGGTGGGCAGTCGGTCAACACCACCGACTCGGCGGTGCGCCTGACTCATGAGCCGACCGGCATCGTCGTCACCTGCCAGAACGAGAAGAGCCAGCTGCAGAACAAGGCGGCCGCGATGCGCGTGATGCAGGCCAAGCTCCTCGAGCGCAAGCGTCAGGAAGAGCGTGCGCAGATGGATGCGCTCAAGAGCGACACCGGAGCGAGCTGGGGCAACCAGATGCGCTCGTACGTTCTGCACCCGTACCAGATGGTGAAGGATCTCCGTACCAACGTGGAGAGCAACAACCCGAGCTCGGTCCTCGACGGCGACCTCGACAAGTTCATCGAAGCGGGCATCCGCTGGCGCATGGACGAAGTGGAGGCGTGA
- the hisN gene encoding histidinol-phosphatase, with protein MNPVVDNASAYAADLRLALAAANAADALTTARFGALDLRVDSKPDLTPVSDADLACEQLLRDTLAQDRPDDALLGEEFGGDAAPSGRQWVIDPIDGTKNFVRGVPVWATLIALLDDGVPVVGVVSAPALNRRWWAAAGGGAFTSRDGGLPRSLTVSAVGELASSSLAFSSLSGWKDRGIRDAFVDLTDRVWRVRGYGDFFNYCLVAEGAVDVAAEPEVSLWDLAAVDVLVREAGGRFTDLDGESGPAGGSALASNGLLHDEVLTALR; from the coding sequence GTGAACCCAGTCGTTGATAATGCCTCCGCCTACGCCGCCGACCTCCGCCTCGCACTGGCCGCGGCGAACGCGGCGGATGCGCTGACCACTGCGAGATTCGGTGCGCTGGATCTGCGAGTGGACTCCAAACCGGACCTGACTCCCGTCTCGGACGCCGACCTCGCGTGCGAACAGCTGCTGCGTGACACTCTCGCGCAGGACCGTCCGGACGATGCACTGCTCGGCGAGGAGTTCGGCGGCGACGCCGCGCCGTCCGGCAGGCAATGGGTGATCGACCCGATCGACGGCACCAAGAACTTCGTGCGGGGAGTGCCGGTATGGGCGACGCTCATCGCACTTCTGGACGACGGGGTGCCCGTGGTCGGAGTCGTGAGCGCTCCCGCGTTGAACCGGCGCTGGTGGGCCGCGGCAGGCGGCGGTGCGTTCACCTCACGCGACGGTGGCCTGCCCCGATCCCTGACGGTCTCCGCGGTCGGCGAGCTCGCCTCGTCGTCGCTCGCCTTCTCGAGCCTGTCGGGGTGGAAGGATCGCGGCATCCGTGATGCGTTCGTCGACCTCACCGACCGCGTGTGGCGCGTTCGCGGCTACGGCGATTTCTTCAACTACTGCCTGGTAGCCGAGGGCGCGGTCGATGTGGCCGCCGAACCGGAGGTGTCGTTGTGGGACCTCGCTGCGGTGGACGTCCTCGTCCGGGAGGCCGGCGGCCGTTTCACCGACCTGGACGGCGAATCCGGCCCGGCGGGCGGCAGCGCGCTCGCGAGCAACGGACTCCTGCACGACGAAGTGCTCACCGCCCTGCGCTGA
- a CDS encoding MBL fold metallo-hydrolase: MLITHLRHSCVLVEHDGTRVLFDPGTFAAGFESLTGLDAVLITHQHPDHADPERLPALVAANPDAVRYADPQTAKQWNERGDAGEWKVIGPGEEIRIGAFAVRGTGGRHAVIHPSIPVVDNTAYILDIDGKPGAFCHPGDSLYIPSERIDVLALPAAAPWLKLSESVDYLRGVAPRIAFPIHQAVLSDAGCGVHNARISEMAPEGTGFTVLETGEPVEL, from the coding sequence ATGCTGATCACTCACCTGAGACATTCCTGCGTTCTCGTGGAGCACGACGGCACCCGAGTGCTGTTCGATCCCGGCACGTTCGCCGCCGGTTTCGAATCGTTGACCGGTCTCGACGCCGTGCTGATCACCCACCAGCATCCCGATCACGCCGACCCGGAGCGTCTCCCGGCGCTCGTGGCCGCGAACCCCGATGCCGTCCGGTACGCGGATCCGCAGACCGCGAAGCAGTGGAACGAGCGTGGCGATGCAGGGGAGTGGAAGGTCATCGGTCCCGGCGAGGAGATTCGCATCGGCGCGTTCGCCGTGCGGGGGACCGGTGGGCGGCACGCGGTCATCCATCCGAGCATCCCGGTGGTCGACAACACCGCGTACATCCTCGACATCGACGGGAAGCCCGGAGCGTTCTGTCACCCCGGCGACAGTCTCTACATCCCCAGCGAGCGGATCGACGTGCTGGCGCTACCGGCGGCCGCGCCGTGGCTCAAACTGAGCGAGTCCGTCGACTATCTGCGGGGAGTCGCACCGCGCATCGCGTTCCCCATCCATCAAGCGGTGCTCTCCGATGCCGGGTGCGGCGTGCATAACGCGCGGATCTCCGAGATGGCGCCGGAGGGAACCGGTTTCACCGTGCTCGAGACGGGGGAACCGGTCGAATTGTGA
- a CDS encoding acyl-CoA dehydrogenase family protein: MTTNTEPRDTSSVGAHPHKRTPIGVAMRVLTAITGSDIAEKYGLREPINRVAYEGTKTGFKTLGAANRAFAKATGSGKPQRPETPSKGYFNLNPDEEQAMIAETVRDFSTEILRPVAYDADNAATAPEDILKRSAELGITMINVPETFDGAATERGVVTNALVAEAMAYGDMGLALPLLAPSGVASTLTNFGSDGQQRTYLPDYAGENVPTSAVVIAEPRPLFDAFKLSTKATRSGDGFTLNGVKSFVPAAGSCELFIVGAELDGSPALFIVESDTDGLSVEADPGMGVRAAGMGRLNLDNVSVPAAGLLGEVDGEEAATAYRNVVRLSRLGWSALAVGTGKAVLDYVIPYVNEREAFGEPISNRQAVAFMVANMATELDGLRLVTLRGASRAEQDLSFAREAALARKLTIDKGLQIGLDGIQLLGGHGFTKEHPVERWYRDLRGAGIGEGIVVL; this comes from the coding sequence ATGACCACGAACACCGAGCCCCGCGACACCTCGTCCGTCGGCGCACACCCGCACAAGCGCACTCCGATCGGCGTCGCGATGCGCGTGCTGACCGCTATCACCGGATCGGACATCGCCGAGAAGTACGGTCTGCGCGAGCCCATCAACCGTGTCGCCTACGAAGGCACCAAGACCGGGTTCAAGACCCTGGGCGCCGCCAACCGCGCATTCGCCAAGGCCACCGGCAGCGGCAAACCGCAGCGCCCGGAAACGCCGTCCAAGGGGTACTTCAATCTGAACCCGGACGAAGAGCAGGCGATGATCGCCGAAACCGTCCGTGACTTCTCCACTGAGATCCTGCGCCCGGTCGCGTACGACGCCGATAACGCCGCCACCGCTCCCGAGGACATCCTCAAGCGCTCCGCCGAGCTCGGCATCACGATGATCAACGTCCCCGAGACGTTCGACGGCGCGGCCACCGAGCGCGGCGTCGTCACCAACGCACTCGTCGCCGAGGCGATGGCCTACGGCGACATGGGGCTGGCCCTGCCGCTGCTCGCACCGAGCGGCGTCGCCTCCACCCTCACCAACTTCGGCAGCGACGGCCAGCAGCGGACGTACCTCCCCGACTACGCGGGCGAGAACGTCCCGACGTCGGCAGTGGTCATCGCCGAGCCGCGCCCGTTGTTCGATGCGTTCAAGCTGTCGACGAAGGCCACTCGCTCCGGTGACGGCTTCACGCTGAACGGCGTCAAGTCGTTCGTACCGGCAGCGGGCAGCTGTGAGCTGTTCATCGTCGGCGCCGAGCTCGACGGCAGTCCTGCACTGTTCATCGTCGAGTCCGACACCGACGGACTGTCGGTCGAGGCCGACCCCGGCATGGGCGTCCGCGCAGCGGGCATGGGCCGGCTGAACCTCGACAACGTCTCGGTTCCGGCAGCCGGGTTGCTCGGCGAGGTCGACGGCGAGGAAGCCGCCACCGCGTACCGCAACGTGGTGCGCCTGTCCCGTCTCGGCTGGTCGGCACTGGCCGTCGGCACGGGCAAGGCCGTCCTCGACTACGTCATCCCCTACGTCAACGAGCGCGAGGCGTTCGGCGAGCCGATCTCCAACCGCCAGGCGGTGGCCTTCATGGTCGCGAACATGGCGACCGAACTCGACGGCCTTCGTCTGGTGACCCTGCGCGGTGCGTCGCGCGCCGAGCAGGATCTGTCGTTCGCCCGCGAAGCTGCGCTGGCCCGCAAGCTGACCATCGACAAGGGGCTGCAGATCGGCCTGGACGGCATCCAGCTGCTCGGCGGTCACGGCTTCACCAAGGAGCACCCGGTGGAGCGTTGGTACCGCGACCTGCGCGGTGCAGGCATCGGCGAGGGCATCGTCGTCCTCTGA
- a CDS encoding acyl-CoA dehydrogenase family protein: MAINLELPKKLHGTIDQARDAALQIFRPISRKYDLAEHEYPVELDTLANLYNGLAAAGQAGAGAAGGRGDVQKERPEGYVANGGNMQSVLNSMWASYGDVGLMLSIPFQGLGNAAIAAVATDEQIESFGGEVWASMAITEPSFGSDSAAVTTTARRDGDEYVLNGEKIFVTAGSRASHIVVWASVDRSLGRAAIKSFVVPRDHPGVTIARLEHKLGIKASDTAVILFEDCRIPAKNLLGSPEVDVKKGFGGVMQTFDNTRPMVAAMAVGVARAALEELRKHLADAGVEIDYDRAAADQPAAAAEFIRLESDWEAAYLMTLRAAWMADNKEPNSLEASMSKAKAGRTGTDVTNKAVELVSTLGYSERTLLEKWARDSKILDIFEGTQQIQQLIIARRVLGKSSAELK, translated from the coding sequence ATGGCAATCAATCTCGAACTGCCCAAGAAGCTGCACGGCACGATCGACCAGGCGCGCGACGCGGCCCTGCAGATCTTCCGGCCCATCAGCCGTAAGTACGACCTCGCCGAGCACGAGTACCCGGTGGAGCTCGACACCTTGGCCAATCTGTACAACGGCCTCGCGGCCGCCGGTCAGGCGGGCGCAGGTGCGGCCGGCGGTCGTGGCGACGTCCAGAAGGAGCGCCCCGAGGGGTACGTCGCCAACGGCGGCAACATGCAGTCCGTCCTCAACTCGATGTGGGCGTCGTACGGCGACGTCGGCCTGATGCTGTCCATCCCGTTCCAGGGCCTGGGTAACGCGGCCATCGCGGCCGTCGCGACCGACGAGCAGATCGAAAGCTTCGGCGGCGAGGTCTGGGCGTCGATGGCCATCACCGAACCGAGCTTCGGCTCGGACTCGGCGGCCGTCACCACCACCGCACGCCGGGACGGCGACGAGTACGTCCTCAACGGCGAGAAGATCTTCGTGACCGCCGGTTCGCGCGCCAGCCACATCGTGGTCTGGGCGTCCGTCGACCGCAGCCTCGGTCGCGCCGCGATCAAGAGCTTCGTCGTCCCCCGCGACCACCCGGGTGTCACCATCGCGCGGCTCGAGCACAAGCTCGGCATCAAGGCGTCCGACACCGCGGTGATCCTCTTCGAGGACTGCCGCATCCCGGCGAAGAACCTGCTGGGTTCGCCCGAGGTGGACGTCAAGAAGGGTTTCGGCGGCGTCATGCAGACGTTCGACAACACCCGGCCGATGGTGGCCGCGATGGCTGTCGGCGTCGCCCGTGCGGCGCTCGAAGAACTCCGCAAGCACCTCGCGGACGCGGGCGTCGAGATCGACTACGACCGTGCGGCAGCGGATCAGCCCGCGGCGGCGGCGGAGTTCATCCGTCTCGAATCAGATTGGGAGGCCGCCTATCTGATGACGCTGCGTGCTGCGTGGATGGCCGACAACAAGGAGCCGAACTCGCTCGAGGCCTCGATGTCGAAGGCCAAGGCCGGACGCACGGGCACCGACGTGACCAACAAGGCCGTCGAACTCGTGTCGACCCTCGGTTACTCCGAGCGAACCCTGTTGGAGAAGTGGGCTCGCGACTCGAAGATCCTCGACATCTTCGAGGGCACCCAGCAGATTCAGCAGCTCATCATCGCGCGGCGCGTCCTCGGGAAGAGCAGCGCCGAACTGAAGTGA